From one Bordetella genomosp. 9 genomic stretch:
- the rpsM gene encoding 30S ribosomal protein S13 — protein MARIAGINIPPHQHAEIGLTAIFGIGRTRARKICEAANVPTTKKVKDLTDAELERIREHVGVFTVEGDLRREVQLSIKRLIDLGTYRGMRHKRGLPVRGQRTRTNARTRKGPRRAAASLKK, from the coding sequence ATGGCCCGTATTGCTGGCATCAACATTCCGCCGCATCAGCACGCCGAGATCGGCCTGACCGCCATTTTTGGCATTGGTCGTACGCGCGCCCGCAAGATTTGCGAAGCTGCTAATGTGCCCACGACCAAGAAGGTCAAGGATCTTACCGACGCCGAGCTGGAGCGTATCCGCGAACACGTCGGTGTGTTTACCGTCGAAGGCGATCTGCGCCGCGAAGTGCAACTGTCGATCAAGCGTCTGATCGACCTGGGCACCTATCGTGGCATGCGTCATAAGCGCGGTTTGCCCGTGCGCGGCCAGCGCACCCGCACCAACGCCCGTACCCGCAAGGGTCCGCGTCGTGCTGCGGCGTCCCTGAAGAAATAA
- the rpmJ gene encoding 50S ribosomal protein L36, with protein sequence MKVLASVKRICRNCKIIKRHGVVRVICTDPRHKQRQG encoded by the coding sequence ATGAAAGTATTGGCATCGGTTAAGCGGATCTGCCGCAACTGCAAAATCATCAAACGTCACGGCGTGGTGCGCGTCATCTGCACCGACCCGCGGCACAAGCAGCGTCAGGGCTGA
- the rpsD gene encoding 30S ribosomal protein S4: MARYIGPKCKLSRREGTDLFLKSARRSLDSKCKLDSKPGQHGRTSGARTSDYGLQLREKQKLKRMYGVLEKQFRKYFQEADRVRGNTGEKLIQLLESRLDNVVYRMGFGSTRAEARQLVSHRAIELNGHTADIASMLVKSGDVISVREKAKKQGRIRESLDLATSIGLPQWVEVDTSKMSGVFKQAPDRADVARDVNESMVVELYSR, encoded by the coding sequence ATGGCTCGTTATATTGGACCCAAATGCAAGCTCTCGCGGCGCGAGGGCACCGACCTGTTCCTGAAGAGCGCCCGCCGTTCGCTGGATTCCAAGTGCAAGCTGGATTCCAAGCCCGGTCAGCATGGCCGCACTTCGGGTGCCCGTACCTCCGACTACGGTCTGCAGCTGCGTGAAAAGCAGAAGCTGAAGCGTATGTACGGCGTGCTGGAAAAGCAGTTCCGCAAGTACTTCCAGGAAGCCGACCGCGTGCGCGGCAACACCGGCGAAAAGCTGATCCAGCTGCTGGAATCGCGCCTGGACAACGTCGTCTACCGCATGGGCTTCGGCTCCACGCGCGCCGAAGCGCGCCAACTGGTCAGCCACCGCGCCATCGAACTGAACGGCCACACCGCCGACATCGCTTCGATGCTGGTCAAGTCCGGTGACGTGATCTCCGTGCGCGAAAAGGCCAAGAAGCAAGGCCGTATCCGCGAATCCCTGGACCTGGCCACCAGCATCGGCCTGCCCCAGTGGGTCGAAGTCGACACCAGCAAGATGTCGGGTGTCTTCAAGCAGGCGCCGGAC
- the rpsK gene encoding 30S ribosomal protein S11, with product MAKASTSGASRVRKKIKKNVSDGIAHVHASFNNTIITITDRQGNALSWATSGGAGFKGSRKSTPFAAQVAAETAGRVALEYGIKTLEVRIKGPGPGRESSVRALNALGIKISSIADITPVPHNGCRPPKRRRI from the coding sequence ATGGCGAAAGCTTCCACCAGCGGCGCCTCGCGCGTGCGCAAAAAGATCAAGAAGAACGTTTCGGACGGCATTGCGCACGTCCACGCGTCCTTCAACAACACCATCATCACCATCACCGATCGCCAGGGCAATGCCTTGTCCTGGGCGACCTCGGGTGGCGCAGGCTTCAAGGGTTCGCGCAAGTCGACGCCGTTCGCGGCTCAGGTTGCCGCCGAAACGGCTGGCCGCGTGGCTCTGGAATACGGCATCAAGACGCTGGAAGTCCGCATCAAGGGCCCTGGTCCCGGCCGTGAGTCGTCGGTTCGTGCGCTGAACGCGTTGGGCATCAAGATCTCGAGCATCGCCGATATCACGCCCGTTCCGCACAACGGCTGCCGTCCGCCGAAGCGTCGTCGTATTTAA
- the infA gene encoding translation initiation factor IF-1 has translation MAKDDVIQMQGEVLENLPNATFRVKLENGHVVLGHISGKMRMHYIRILPGDKVTVELTPYDLTRARIVFRAK, from the coding sequence ATGGCAAAGGACGACGTCATACAGATGCAGGGCGAGGTTCTGGAGAACCTTCCCAACGCGACATTCCGCGTCAAGCTCGAAAACGGCCATGTGGTGCTGGGCCATATTTCCGGCAAGATGCGTATGCATTACATCCGGATCCTGCCGGGCGACAAGGTCACAGTGGAGCTCACGCCCTATGACCTGACGCGGGCCAGGATCGTGTTCCGCGCGAAGTAG